The proteins below come from a single Tachypleus tridentatus isolate NWPU-2018 chromosome 13, ASM421037v1, whole genome shotgun sequence genomic window:
- the LOC143237397 gene encoding uncharacterized protein LOC143237397, with amino-acid sequence MSFSAILISLTLLTCVVHGQFFSKSQANSIPRMGRRSALYEIRRAKERQILTNVVTFLKENDLDDDGALSLVELLNSPLRNFITLKNIDYLINNSGTLSKGGESNKISNKN; translated from the exons ATGAGTTTTTCGGCAATATTGATCAGTTTGACGCTGCTCACGTGTGTGGTTCATGGTCAGTTTTTCAGCAAATCTCAAGCGAATTCTATTCCTCGTATGGGCAGAAGGTCTGCCCTCTATGAGATCAGG AGAGCAAAGGAACGTCAAATTCTTACAAATGTAGTGACTTTCTTGAAAGAAAACGACCTCGATGACGACGGAGCTCTGTCATTGGTGGAATTACTGAACAGTCCCTTGAGAAATTTCATTACTCTCAAAAACATTGATTATCTTATTAACAATTCAGGGACGTTGTCCAAAG